The Halogeometricum rufum genome has a segment encoding these proteins:
- a CDS encoding DUF5830 family protein: MDREERIELGVDLLAHLEADELPLSAAVDRIETVTTNPTLTREILDTAELRGVIDREEGRILTRRGGTFVRFERQVVRRDGDFSCRRCGAGLSTGHFVRFDSGELGPFGSSCIRKVLGRD, encoded by the coding sequence ATGGACCGCGAGGAGCGCATCGAACTCGGCGTGGACCTCCTCGCCCACCTCGAAGCCGACGAACTCCCCCTGTCGGCGGCCGTCGACCGCATCGAGACGGTGACGACGAACCCGACGCTCACGCGGGAGATACTCGACACGGCGGAGCTTCGGGGGGTCATCGACCGGGAGGAGGGGCGCATCCTGACGCGCCGCGGCGGGACGTTCGTCCGCTTCGAGCGTCAGGTGGTCCGACGGGACGGCGACTTCTCCTGTCGGCGGTGCGGGGCCGGCCTCTCGACGGGTCACTTCGTCCGCTTCGACTCCGGCGAGTTGGGGCCGTTCGGCTCCTCGTGTATCAGGAAAGTCCTCGGTCGCGACTGA
- a CDS encoding TVP38/TMEM64 family protein, giving the protein MERPRVSSRVVAGVTLVVVAIAAVAVSPDAVLSRAAWVVVDPTRLVVAAVALAVVRPFLAWPTTILAVVVGFGFGLVGLPFALALIVLTSVPPFLFARRYGRTGRLAAAGESFVERTGDLRSVVLSRLVPAPSDVVSVGAGIAGVRLRWFVVGTAVGELPWAVAGVLAGASAETLTTGDLAGAIDARLVVAAGLAAVLLLAPTAYEWYGERADGADGDAA; this is encoded by the coding sequence ATGGAGCGCCCTCGGGTCAGTTCGCGCGTCGTCGCCGGCGTGACGCTGGTCGTCGTCGCCATCGCGGCGGTGGCCGTCTCGCCCGACGCGGTTCTCTCGCGCGCGGCGTGGGTCGTCGTCGACCCCACGCGTCTCGTCGTCGCCGCCGTCGCCCTCGCCGTCGTCCGGCCGTTCCTCGCGTGGCCGACGACGATTCTGGCCGTCGTCGTCGGGTTCGGCTTCGGACTCGTCGGCCTCCCCTTTGCCCTCGCGCTCATCGTCCTGACCAGCGTACCGCCGTTCCTGTTCGCCCGGCGCTACGGCCGGACGGGTCGGCTCGCGGCGGCCGGCGAGTCGTTCGTCGAGCGAACGGGCGACCTCAGGAGCGTCGTGCTCAGCCGTCTCGTCCCCGCGCCGTCCGACGTGGTGTCGGTCGGCGCCGGCATCGCCGGGGTGCGTCTCCGCTGGTTCGTCGTCGGCACCGCCGTCGGCGAGTTGCCGTGGGCCGTCGCCGGCGTCCTGGCCGGCGCCTCGGCGGAGACGCTGACGACGGGCGACCTCGCGGGCGCGATAGACGCGCGACTGGTCGTCGCCGCGGGACTCGCGGCCGTGCTGTTGCTCGCGCCGACGGCGTACGAGTGGTACGGCGAACGCGCCGACGGCGCGGACGGCGACGCCGCCTGA
- the gpmI gene encoding 2,3-bisphosphoglycerate-independent phosphoglycerate mutase: MQAALVILDGWGLGDHDRRDAVKAAATPNFDRIAEAGAYGTLDVSGRNVGLPAGQMGNSEVGHLNIGAGRVVKQAYTRIEDAIDDGSFYENDALNSAFEHVSETGGRVHFMGLVSDGGVHSEQQHLHALIEMAADRGVEAVSHAFMDGRDTDPHGGEDYLAELESVVDDHGTGDVATVSGRYYAMDRDQNWERTKRAYDAIVEREAEYEAATAVDAVTESYDRGETDEFVEPTLVEGGPALDDGDAVIFFNFRPDRARQLCRMLADIDPEWSFETSPPETRLVTMTEYDETFPFPVAFPPEEPQQTLGETLAEAGKTQLRLAESEKYAHVTYFLNGGREVEFDGEIRRIIESPDVPTYDEKPEMSAAAVTDTAIDLVESEDPDAMVLNYANPDMVGHTGDFDAAVEAVEAVDEQLGRLVEAVEAAGGHVLVTADHGNADDMGTPESPHTAHTTNPVPFVYLTPEGDDGGRTVRSGGSLCDIAPTMLELMGIERPAAMTGESLLE; encoded by the coding sequence ATGCAGGCTGCGCTCGTCATCCTCGACGGCTGGGGTCTCGGCGACCACGACAGACGCGACGCGGTGAAGGCGGCGGCCACGCCGAACTTCGACCGCATCGCCGAGGCAGGTGCGTACGGAACGCTCGACGTGTCCGGACGGAACGTCGGCCTCCCGGCGGGACAGATGGGCAACAGCGAGGTGGGCCACCTCAACATCGGCGCGGGCCGCGTCGTCAAACAGGCGTACACGCGCATCGAGGACGCCATCGACGACGGCTCGTTCTACGAGAACGACGCGCTGAACTCGGCGTTCGAGCACGTCTCGGAGACGGGCGGACGCGTCCACTTCATGGGCCTCGTCAGCGACGGGGGCGTCCACTCCGAGCAGCAGCACCTCCACGCGCTCATCGAGATGGCCGCGGACCGCGGCGTCGAGGCCGTCAGCCACGCGTTCATGGACGGACGCGACACCGACCCCCACGGCGGCGAGGACTACCTCGCGGAACTGGAGTCGGTCGTCGACGACCACGGGACGGGCGACGTCGCCACCGTCTCGGGGCGCTACTACGCGATGGACCGCGACCAGAACTGGGAGCGGACGAAGCGCGCCTACGACGCCATCGTCGAACGCGAGGCCGAGTACGAGGCGGCGACGGCCGTCGACGCCGTCACCGAGTCGTACGACCGCGGCGAGACGGACGAGTTCGTCGAACCGACGCTGGTCGAGGGCGGGCCGGCGCTCGACGACGGCGACGCCGTGATATTCTTCAACTTTCGACCGGACCGCGCCAGACAGCTCTGTCGGATGCTCGCAGACATCGACCCCGAGTGGTCGTTCGAGACGTCGCCGCCGGAGACTCGGCTGGTGACGATGACGGAGTACGACGAGACGTTCCCGTTCCCCGTCGCCTTCCCGCCGGAGGAGCCCCAGCAGACGCTGGGGGAGACGCTGGCGGAGGCGGGGAAGACTCAACTCCGCCTCGCCGAGTCCGAGAAGTACGCCCACGTCACCTACTTCCTCAACGGCGGCCGCGAGGTGGAGTTCGACGGCGAGATTCGGCGCATCATCGAGAGCCCCGACGTGCCCACCTACGACGAGAAGCCCGAGATGAGCGCCGCGGCGGTGACCGACACGGCAATCGACCTCGTCGAGTCGGAGGACCCCGACGCGATGGTCCTCAACTACGCGAACCCGGACATGGTGGGTCACACCGGCGACTTCGACGCCGCCGTCGAAGCCGTCGAAGCCGTCGACGAACAGCTCGGTCGGCTGGTCGAGGCGGTGGAGGCGGCGGGCGGACACGTCCTCGTCACGGCGGACCACGGCAACGCCGACGACATGGGGACGCCGGAGTCGCCGCACACCGCCCACACGACCAACCCCGTTCCGTTCGTCTACCTCACGCCCGAAGGCGACGACGGCGGCCGAACCGTCCGGTCGGGCGGGTCGCTGTGCGACATCGCGCCGACGATGCTCGAACTGATGGGAATCGAACGGCCGGCGGCGATGACCGGCGAGTCGCTCCTCGAATAG
- a CDS encoding DUF1405 domain-containing protein, protein MDETGDTPRRTLRRPVPERWVQYYLGNGASLAWLLLVNAAAFLLGVSFYVHSEPSLSEVSSLLYPLFGDSPTALALATLSFATLLPHLGERVTDAPSNRVLAVVHTLAFVWLVKYGVWTAVALNLRPDLYVGFTPELLWDYWGIMLTHLFFLVEAVAVPYYGKTTRGALGLALVLALVNDVYDYGFGFYPPLKYEAGPLLAGITVTLTLLTVALAAWMFDRHGAESTREDAAAAAERQ, encoded by the coding sequence ATGGACGAGACAGGAGACACGCCGAGGCGGACGCTCCGGCGACCGGTTCCCGAGCGCTGGGTGCAGTACTACCTCGGCAACGGGGCGAGTCTCGCGTGGTTGCTCCTCGTCAACGCCGCCGCGTTCCTCCTCGGCGTGAGCTTCTACGTCCACTCGGAGCCGTCGCTGTCGGAGGTCAGTTCGCTCCTGTACCCGCTGTTCGGCGACTCGCCGACGGCGCTGGCGCTCGCGACGCTCTCGTTCGCGACGCTCCTGCCGCACCTGGGCGAACGCGTGACGGACGCGCCGTCGAACCGCGTCCTCGCCGTCGTCCACACGCTCGCGTTCGTCTGGCTGGTGAAGTACGGCGTCTGGACCGCCGTCGCCCTCAACCTCCGTCCGGACCTCTACGTCGGCTTCACGCCCGAGTTGCTCTGGGACTACTGGGGCATCATGCTCACGCACCTGTTCTTCCTCGTCGAGGCGGTGGCCGTCCCCTACTACGGGAAGACGACGCGGGGGGCGCTCGGACTCGCCCTCGTCCTCGCCCTCGTCAACGACGTGTACGACTACGGCTTCGGCTTCTACCCGCCGCTGAAGTACGAAGCGGGGCCGCTCTTGGCGGGTATCACCGTCACGCTCACCCTGCTCACGGTGGCGCTCGCGGCGTGGATGTTCGACCGGCACGGCGCCGAATCGACGCGCGAGGACGCCGCCGCGGCCGCCGAGCGTCAGTAA
- a CDS encoding ArsR/SmtB family transcription factor, with protein MDSAVLLDLLGNENRRRILRLLSHKPCYVTEISEYLGVSPKAVIDHLRKLEDAGLVKSRTDDQRRKYFHISRNLRLEVNVSPYGFGAKSAYPASPNLDMSGRCPHLSFDMPAEDAQDVSELAQELGHLADLENELSLAQRWVHGRITDVLDRLNERIGADADSRFYAETLAAIARGEDTIEGVARELNAAPADVEEAVHRLAERGLVAKEEGGWVVAGGTLA; from the coding sequence ATGGACTCCGCGGTACTGTTAGACCTACTCGGTAACGAGAACCGGCGGCGCATCCTCCGGTTGCTGTCGCACAAACCCTGCTACGTCACCGAGATTAGCGAGTACCTCGGAGTGAGTCCGAAGGCGGTCATCGACCACCTCCGGAAACTGGAGGACGCCGGACTCGTCAAGAGCCGCACCGACGACCAGCGACGCAAGTACTTCCACATCTCGCGCAACCTCCGCCTCGAGGTGAACGTCTCGCCGTACGGGTTCGGAGCCAAGAGCGCCTATCCCGCGAGTCCGAACCTCGACATGTCCGGCCGGTGTCCGCACCTCTCCTTCGACATGCCGGCCGAGGACGCCCAGGACGTGAGCGAACTCGCGCAGGAACTCGGCCACCTCGCCGACCTGGAGAACGAACTGTCGCTGGCGCAGCGCTGGGTCCACGGGCGTATCACCGACGTGCTGGACCGACTGAACGAGCGCATCGGCGCGGACGCCGACAGCCGCTTCTACGCGGAGACGCTCGCGGCCATCGCGCGCGGCGAGGACACGATAGAGGGCGTCGCGCGCGAACTCAACGCCGCGCCCGCCGACGTCGAAGAGGCGGTCCACCGACTCGCCGAACGCGGACTCGTCGCGAAGGAGGAGGGCGGGTGGGTCGTCGCCGGCGGGACGTTGGCCTGA
- a CDS encoding DUF4129 domain-containing protein codes for MERSRAAALLLTVFAVAVVGLAASTLPAAQSDAVQPRDSAASGSGSPSGGGAESSSQHLDNLVFPSVDAANELESDSTGDGTALGRLVVGVALFLVGAFLVVVRLTGDDARAPPDADDPPSPTAPASPSADAPRGVTGPPPTNDVYRAWRALASAGPTRRRSQETPTEFARRAAESGLPDAPVGRLTELFRSVRYGDAPPTADRERRALDALDRIPQVDAPSDAESDR; via the coding sequence ATGGAACGGTCCCGCGCCGCCGCCCTCCTACTGACCGTGTTCGCCGTCGCAGTCGTCGGTCTCGCGGCGAGCACGCTCCCCGCGGCACAGTCGGACGCCGTACAGCCACGGGACAGCGCCGCCTCCGGGTCGGGTTCGCCGTCCGGCGGTGGCGCCGAATCGTCCTCGCAGCATCTCGACAACCTCGTCTTCCCCTCCGTCGACGCCGCGAACGAACTGGAGAGCGACTCGACGGGCGACGGAACCGCGCTCGGACGACTCGTCGTCGGCGTCGCGCTGTTCCTCGTCGGCGCGTTTCTCGTCGTGGTGCGACTCACCGGGGACGACGCACGCGCGCCCCCGGACGCCGACGACCCGCCGTCGCCCACCGCCCCCGCGTCGCCGTCGGCCGACGCGCCGCGGGGTGTGACCGGCCCGCCACCGACGAACGACGTCTACCGCGCGTGGCGCGCGCTGGCGTCCGCCGGGCCGACGCGTCGCCGGTCGCAGGAGACCCCCACCGAGTTCGCTCGGCGGGCGGCCGAGTCCGGGCTTCCCGACGCACCGGTCGGTCGGCTGACGGAACTGTTCCGGTCGGTCCGATACGGTGACGCGCCGCCGACGGCCGACCGCGAACGGCGCGCGCTGGACGCTCTCGACCGGATTCCGCAGGTCGACGCGCCGAGCGACGCGGAGTCGGACCGATGA
- a CDS encoding DUF58 domain-containing protein, producing the protein MSRRRDALAVGLASSLLGLLLLAAPTLTAGVDLSGTVRAAPFVAVGVAALVVAGHYVRAELEAGDAADAAAGSERYPRPGNRPSYARPGASLVDSVAAISWTDRRQSEPTARLALRSDVRDAAVHVLSETEGWSQSETEARLREGDWTTDARAAAFFADDAVPSLSVRQHLRSLLGRDPPFARRARHAVAELVRRDGTAGASTVLAARTDESRPATTRRYWSSVDGEASRAVETGRARQATVAALAAGGFGIVTLRPALLLLSLFGVTVAGYARVAAPPSDAVRVTRTVGDDAPEPGSAVEVTVTVENAGETTLPDVRLVDGVPAGLAVTEGTPRFTTALRPGRRATFSYTVEAAPGVHEFDPALVVTRDLAGLRRRETLADAGGSEVACRPDPPAPDLRLGPQRTVLPGQTRSTVEGSGVEFRSVREYRPGDPLSRVDWNRKAKTGEFTTVDFRESRLARVLLVVDARRAAYLTPDDGGVPAVRRSVAAARSLADGLVASGVPVGITALSPRPCWLPPGVGADHRRRLLDAFAGDDAFSWDPPVERVGVDAAVESVVRRVDADTQLLFLSPVCDDDARAVARRLDAHGYPIRVVSPDPTASSSDCALGYASIRRRLRLRELRNAGLSVLDWDPTVDFERVVRRET; encoded by the coding sequence ATGAGCCGCCGCCGAGACGCGCTGGCCGTCGGCCTCGCGTCGAGCCTCCTCGGGCTCCTCCTCCTCGCCGCGCCGACGCTCACGGCCGGCGTCGACCTCTCCGGAACGGTCCGAGCCGCCCCGTTCGTCGCCGTCGGCGTGGCCGCCCTCGTCGTCGCCGGTCACTACGTCCGCGCCGAACTGGAGGCGGGCGACGCGGCCGACGCGGCGGCCGGGAGCGAACGCTACCCTCGGCCGGGCAACCGGCCGTCGTACGCCCGCCCCGGCGCGTCGCTGGTCGATAGCGTCGCGGCGATTTCGTGGACCGACCGGCGGCAGTCCGAACCGACCGCTCGCCTCGCCCTGCGCTCGGACGTGCGGGACGCCGCCGTCCACGTCCTCTCCGAGACCGAGGGCTGGTCGCAGTCCGAGACCGAAGCGCGCCTTCGGGAGGGCGACTGGACGACGGACGCCCGCGCGGCGGCCTTCTTCGCCGACGACGCGGTCCCGTCGCTCTCCGTTCGGCAGCACCTCCGTTCGCTCCTCGGCCGTGACCCGCCGTTCGCCCGCCGGGCGCGGCACGCCGTCGCCGAACTGGTGCGTCGGGACGGAACGGCGGGCGCCTCGACAGTCCTCGCCGCGCGGACGGACGAGTCGCGGCCGGCGACGACGAGGCGGTACTGGTCGTCGGTCGACGGCGAGGCGTCGCGCGCGGTCGAGACCGGACGGGCGCGGCAGGCGACGGTCGCCGCCCTCGCGGCCGGCGGGTTCGGCATCGTCACCCTCCGCCCGGCGCTGCTGTTGCTCTCGCTGTTCGGCGTCACCGTCGCCGGCTACGCCCGCGTCGCCGCGCCGCCGTCGGACGCCGTCAGGGTGACCCGAACCGTCGGCGACGACGCCCCCGAACCCGGTTCGGCCGTCGAAGTGACCGTGACGGTCGAGAACGCAGGCGAGACGACGCTCCCGGACGTTCGACTCGTCGACGGCGTCCCCGCCGGACTCGCCGTCACCGAGGGGACACCCCGGTTCACCACCGCGCTTCGACCCGGGCGGCGAGCGACGTTCTCGTACACGGTCGAGGCCGCCCCCGGCGTCCACGAGTTCGACCCCGCCCTCGTCGTCACCCGGGACCTCGCGGGCCTGCGCAGGCGGGAGACGCTCGCCGACGCGGGCGGGTCCGAGGTGGCCTGCCGACCAGACCCGCCCGCGCCGGACCTCCGACTCGGCCCGCAGCGCACGGTACTCCCCGGCCAGACCCGGTCGACGGTCGAGGGGTCGGGCGTCGAGTTCCGCTCCGTTCGCGAGTACCGCCCCGGCGACCCCCTCTCGCGCGTCGACTGGAACCGGAAGGCGAAGACGGGCGAGTTCACCACGGTCGACTTCCGGGAGTCGCGACTCGCGAGGGTGCTGCTCGTCGTGGACGCCCGCCGGGCGGCCTACCTGACGCCGGACGACGGGGGCGTGCCGGCGGTCCGTCGGAGCGTCGCCGCGGCGCGGTCTCTCGCCGACGGACTCGTCGCGTCGGGCGTTCCGGTCGGTATCACGGCGCTGTCGCCGCGGCCGTGCTGGCTCCCCCCGGGGGTCGGTGCCGACCACCGACGCCGGTTGCTGGACGCGTTCGCCGGCGACGACGCGTTCTCGTGGGACCCTCCCGTCGAACGCGTCGGCGTCGACGCGGCGGTCGAATCCGTCGTTCGGCGCGTCGACGCCGACACGCAGTTGCTGTTCCTCTCGCCGGTCTGCGACGACGACGCGCGGGCGGTCGCTCGGCGACTCGACGCGCACGGCTACCCGATACGCGTCGTGAGCCCGGACCCGACGGCGTCGTCGTCGGACTGCGCGCTCGGCTACGCGTCGATTCGGCGTCGTCTCCGCCTCCGCGAACTCCGCAACGCCGGTCTCTCGGTCCTCGACTGGGACCCGACCGTCGACTTCGAACGGGTGGTTCGCCGTGAGACGTAG
- a CDS encoding DUF7519 family protein: MRRSRDALPGGVPTPSGVLSLAAATAGVVVVAVSPYTLAAGVLGLTLVAVGLGRRSGRAFSAGAACLFAAVVVAGALGMAPSFVLLAASLVAVSWSVGRNGLTIAAEVGADTPTLRVEAVHAVGTVALLAVGASVGFGVFLVATGGHSALALVALLVGVVALLVGL, encoded by the coding sequence GTGAGACGTAGTCGCGACGCGCTCCCCGGCGGGGTGCCGACGCCGAGCGGCGTCCTCTCACTCGCGGCGGCGACGGCCGGAGTCGTCGTCGTCGCGGTGTCGCCGTACACGCTCGCCGCCGGGGTGCTCGGTCTCACACTCGTCGCCGTCGGCCTCGGTCGCCGGTCGGGGCGGGCGTTCTCCGCGGGGGCGGCGTGTCTGTTCGCGGCCGTCGTCGTCGCCGGAGCGCTGGGGATGGCGCCGTCGTTCGTACTCCTCGCCGCGTCGCTGGTCGCGGTGTCGTGGTCCGTCGGCCGGAACGGACTCACCATCGCGGCCGAAGTCGGCGCGGACACCCCCACGCTCCGCGTCGAGGCGGTCCACGCGGTGGGGACCGTCGCGCTCCTCGCCGTCGGCGCGAGCGTCGGGTTCGGCGTCTTCCTCGTCGCCACCGGCGGCCACTCCGCGCTCGCACTCGTCGCACTCCTCGTCGGCGTCGTCGCGTTGCTCGTCGGTCTGTGA
- the gatD gene encoding Glu-tRNA(Gln) amidotransferase subunit GatD: MNAGDRVRVERAGVTNEGVLMPSTTPEYLVVKLDGGYNVGIEREDADVDVLETDVYDVEEAQSESTTSEIAFDDDLPTVSLISTGGTIASTVDYRTGAVTAQFDAEDVLRAVPDLAGRANYRGRVVANILSENMTPAVWRELAEAIETEIEAGTDGVVVMHGTDTMQFTAAAMSFMLDTPVPIVFTGSQRSADRPSSDNVMNAVCAVEAAKADCAEVLVCMHASESDDACALHRGTRVRKNHTSRRDAFETVGAKPLGEVDYETEAVTFRREFDARGETEFSIATDLSDDVDLLKFTPGMDLDAYADFLRGQDLDGLVVEGTGLGHVHTDFIPVLAELVESGTVVTMTTQCLDGRVCDRVYDTGRDLLDAGVVEAGDTLPGTAKVKLMWAAANLDDPAAAMERSLSGELTQRSVPWE; the protein is encoded by the coding sequence ATGAACGCAGGGGACCGCGTCCGCGTCGAACGCGCGGGCGTCACGAACGAGGGCGTACTGATGCCCTCGACGACGCCGGAGTACCTCGTCGTCAAACTCGACGGCGGGTACAACGTCGGCATCGAACGCGAGGACGCCGACGTCGACGTACTGGAGACGGACGTGTACGACGTCGAGGAGGCCCAGTCCGAGTCGACCACCTCCGAGATAGCCTTCGACGACGACCTGCCGACCGTCTCGCTCATCTCCACCGGCGGCACCATCGCGTCGACGGTCGACTACCGGACGGGCGCGGTGACGGCCCAGTTCGACGCCGAAGACGTGCTCCGGGCCGTCCCGGACCTCGCGGGGCGGGCGAACTACCGCGGCCGCGTCGTCGCCAACATCCTCTCGGAGAACATGACGCCCGCGGTGTGGCGGGAACTCGCCGAGGCCATCGAGACCGAAATCGAGGCCGGCACCGACGGCGTCGTCGTCATGCACGGCACCGACACGATGCAGTTCACCGCCGCGGCGATGTCGTTCATGCTCGACACGCCCGTCCCCATCGTCTTCACGGGGAGTCAGCGCTCGGCGGACCGCCCCTCCTCGGACAACGTGATGAACGCCGTCTGCGCCGTCGAAGCCGCGAAGGCCGACTGCGCGGAGGTGCTGGTCTGCATGCACGCCAGCGAGTCCGACGACGCCTGCGCGCTCCACCGCGGGACCCGCGTCCGCAAGAACCACACCTCGCGGCGCGACGCGTTCGAGACGGTGGGCGCGAAACCGCTGGGCGAAGTCGACTACGAGACGGAAGCGGTGACCTTCCGCCGCGAGTTCGACGCCCGCGGCGAGACGGAGTTCTCCATCGCGACGGACCTCAGCGACGACGTGGACCTGCTGAAGTTCACCCCCGGCATGGACCTCGACGCCTACGCCGACTTCCTCCGCGGGCAGGACCTCGACGGACTCGTCGTCGAGGGGACGGGTCTCGGCCACGTCCACACCGACTTCATCCCCGTGTTGGCGGAACTGGTCGAGTCGGGCACCGTCGTCACCATGACGACGCAGTGTCTGGACGGCCGCGTCTGCGACCGAGTGTACGACACGGGCCGTGACCTCCTCGACGCCGGCGTCGTGGAGGCGGGCGACACCCTCCCCGGCACCGCGAAGGTGAAACTCATGTGGGCGGCGGCGAACCTCGACGACCCCGCGGCGGCGATGGAGCGGTCGCTGTCGGGCGAACTCACTCAGCGGTCGGTGCCGTGGGAGTGA
- a CDS encoding GNAT family N-acetyltransferase encodes MPETFGWYEDDTGETVTVRAATPDDYDAVAAFTADTWADRGGSDYIPDIYHDWIADDDGETRQTFVVDVGAETPSAELGAIVQVVTLSPYEAWGQGLRVNPDYRGRGLAKAITEASFAFARDAGATVLRNMIFSWNVRSLGLARDTGYDPGIEFRWVHPTPDAGATAESDADVPVFTGDANPDAAWSFWTNSEARTRLSGLVLDFEESWAVSELTRDRLRAAADEGRLLVAGAGPTRGFAARSRTYERESDGETETWAEYAVGAWAWRDDDAADALLAAVARDAAAVGADRTRVLIPEGVRWVTDAARAKADIAEEPTFVMEADLT; translated from the coding sequence GTGCCCGAGACGTTCGGCTGGTACGAGGACGACACGGGCGAGACGGTCACCGTCCGCGCGGCGACGCCCGACGACTACGACGCCGTCGCCGCGTTCACCGCGGACACGTGGGCCGACAGGGGCGGGAGCGACTACATCCCGGACATCTACCACGACTGGATCGCCGACGACGACGGCGAGACGCGACAGACGTTCGTCGTCGACGTGGGCGCGGAGACGCCCTCCGCGGAACTCGGCGCAATCGTGCAGGTGGTGACGCTCTCGCCGTACGAGGCGTGGGGACAGGGCCTCCGGGTCAACCCCGACTACCGCGGCCGCGGGCTGGCGAAGGCGATAACGGAGGCCAGTTTCGCGTTCGCGCGCGATGCGGGCGCGACGGTCCTCAGGAACATGATATTCTCGTGGAACGTGCGGAGTCTCGGGCTGGCCCGCGACACGGGCTACGACCCCGGCATCGAGTTCCGCTGGGTCCACCCGACGCCCGACGCGGGCGCGACGGCCGAGAGCGACGCAGACGTTCCCGTCTTCACCGGCGACGCGAACCCCGACGCCGCGTGGTCGTTCTGGACGAACAGCGAGGCCCGGACGCGGTTGAGCGGACTGGTCCTCGACTTCGAGGAGTCGTGGGCCGTCTCCGAACTGACCCGCGACCGACTCCGCGCGGCGGCCGACGAGGGCCGATTGCTCGTCGCCGGCGCGGGTCCGACGCGCGGGTTCGCCGCACGCAGTCGGACGTACGAACGCGAGTCCGACGGCGAGACGGAGACGTGGGCCGAGTACGCCGTCGGCGCGTGGGCGTGGCGCGACGACGACGCGGCCGACGCCCTCCTCGCCGCCGTCGCCCGCGACGCCGCCGCCGTCGGCGCCGACCGGACGCGGGTGCTGATTCCGGAGGGTGTCCGCTGGGTCACCGACGCCGCCCGCGCGAAGGCCGACATCGCGGAGGAACCGACGTTCGTGATGGAAGCCGACCTGACCTGA
- a CDS encoding fasciclin domain-containing protein, which translates to MLLAVGAGSASARRGASAPDTIVDIAAATDDLSILAAAVDRAGLLGLLSGNRQLTVLAPTNAAFESFLASSPYGSLDDVPVDVLRAVLAYHVLPGRRYSESIVNAPRLPTLNGAPVTVDGTELNGGQAEIVATDVEASNGVVHLLDGVLTPP; encoded by the coding sequence GTGCTACTGGCTGTCGGGGCCGGGTCGGCCAGCGCTCGACGCGGTGCGAGCGCGCCGGACACCATCGTCGATATCGCCGCCGCGACGGACGACCTGAGCATCCTCGCCGCCGCGGTAGACAGAGCCGGACTTCTCGGGCTGTTGAGCGGGAACAGGCAGCTGACGGTGTTGGCACCCACGAACGCGGCGTTCGAGTCGTTCCTGGCGAGTTCGCCGTACGGCTCACTCGACGACGTGCCCGTCGACGTCCTTCGGGCCGTCCTCGCCTACCACGTCCTCCCCGGCCGCCGCTACTCGGAGTCCATCGTGAACGCGCCGCGCCTCCCGACGCTGAACGGCGCGCCCGTCACCGTGGACGGAACCGAACTGAACGGCGGACAGGCCGAAATCGTCGCGACGGACGTCGAGGCGTCGAACGGCGTCGTCCACCTCCTCGACGGCGTGTTGACCCCGCCGTAG